A genomic segment from Brevundimonas mediterranea encodes:
- a CDS encoding methyl-accepting chemotaxis protein, giving the protein MKPSALSLSAKIALMVIGALAALTAILLAVAVVLLTRDAEASAAERQEANMRVAWDVLADYGDGFSARDGRLYVGSTPMNDFVEPVDRIKALVGGTATVFMDDLRVTTNVVKDDGSRAVGTKLKPGPVYDAVLKSGKPYRGQADILGKPYFVAYDPIKNAAGQTIGVLYVGIPKADFMASVNHMMAGLLICGVVVTLLVVGGCLVASRRMFSPLQALCERMEALRQGRTDFDAPWVSRGDDIGQIARAVIAFRDAAVRQKATETEAEAMRETARATHAASEAERERLAEEDAVVVGALGQGLAALARGDLNHRITASFAERSRKLKDDYNTAADTLAATMADIVDLVGAMRAGTAEVSTATDDLSRRTERQAAALEQTAAALDQITVTVRKTAEGARSAAEITAQARGGAGTRERIIADTTAAMGEIEATSGRIGEIIGVIDEIAFQTNLLALNAGVEAARAGEAGRGFAVVASEVRALAQRSADAAREIKGLIAASGASVGEGARLVSQTGGALTALINQVAEINQLAGEIAASAQEQAVGLAEINVAVNQMDQTTQQNAAMVEQTTAANQALSQEAEKLAELVSRFRIGEPGVDSQSQDARTVWAA; this is encoded by the coding sequence ATGAAACCCAGCGCGCTTTCCCTTTCGGCCAAGATCGCCCTCATGGTGATCGGCGCCCTGGCCGCCCTGACCGCGATCCTGCTGGCGGTGGCCGTGGTGCTGCTGACCCGGGATGCAGAGGCCAGCGCCGCCGAACGCCAGGAGGCCAATATGCGCGTCGCCTGGGACGTGCTGGCCGACTACGGCGACGGGTTTTCGGCGCGGGACGGCCGACTGTATGTCGGCTCCACGCCGATGAACGACTTCGTCGAACCGGTCGATCGGATCAAGGCCCTGGTGGGGGGCACGGCGACGGTCTTCATGGACGACCTGCGGGTCACGACCAATGTGGTCAAGGACGACGGTTCGCGCGCTGTCGGCACCAAACTCAAGCCCGGCCCCGTCTATGACGCGGTGCTGAAGTCCGGCAAACCCTATCGTGGTCAGGCCGACATCCTGGGCAAGCCCTATTTCGTCGCCTACGACCCGATCAAGAACGCCGCCGGCCAGACCATCGGCGTGCTGTATGTCGGCATTCCCAAGGCCGACTTCATGGCCTCGGTGAACCATATGATGGCCGGCCTGCTGATCTGCGGCGTCGTCGTCACCTTGCTGGTGGTGGGCGGCTGTCTGGTCGCCTCGCGCCGCATGTTCTCGCCGCTGCAGGCCCTGTGCGAGCGGATGGAGGCCCTGCGTCAGGGCCGCACCGATTTCGACGCCCCCTGGGTCTCGCGCGGCGACGACATCGGTCAGATCGCGCGCGCCGTCATCGCCTTCCGCGACGCCGCCGTGCGTCAGAAGGCGACCGAGACCGAGGCCGAGGCGATGCGCGAAACCGCCCGCGCCACCCACGCCGCCAGCGAGGCCGAGCGCGAACGCCTGGCCGAGGAAGACGCCGTCGTGGTCGGGGCCCTGGGCCAGGGTCTGGCGGCCCTGGCGCGCGGCGACCTGAACCACCGCATCACCGCCAGCTTCGCCGAGCGCAGCCGCAAGCTGAAGGACGATTACAACACCGCCGCCGACACCCTGGCCGCCACCATGGCCGATATCGTCGATCTGGTCGGGGCGATGCGCGCCGGAACCGCCGAGGTGTCCACGGCCACCGACGACCTGTCGCGCCGCACCGAACGCCAGGCCGCCGCCCTGGAACAGACCGCCGCCGCCCTGGATCAGATCACCGTCACTGTCCGCAAGACGGCCGAGGGCGCCCGGTCCGCCGCCGAGATCACCGCCCAGGCGCGCGGCGGGGCCGGAACGCGCGAGCGGATCATCGCCGACACCACCGCCGCCATGGGCGAGATCGAGGCGACCTCGGGCAGGATCGGCGAGATCATCGGCGTCATCGACGAGATCGCCTTCCAGACCAATCTTCTGGCCCTGAACGCGGGCGTCGAGGCGGCGCGGGCCGGCGAGGCCGGCCGCGGCTTCGCCGTGGTGGCGTCGGAAGTGCGCGCCCTGGCCCAGCGTTCCGCCGACGCCGCGCGCGAGATCAAGGGCCTGATCGCCGCCTCGGGCGCCAGCGTCGGCGAAGGCGCCCGGCTGGTGTCCCAGACCGGCGGCGCCCTGACCGCCCTGATCAACCAGGTGGCCGAGATCAACCAGCTGGCGGGCGAAATCGCCGCCTCGGCCCAGGAACAGGCCGTGGGTCTGGCCGAGATCAATGTCGCCGTGAACCAGATGGACCAGACGACCCAGCAGAACGCCGCCATGGTCGAACAGACCACCGCCGCCAACCAGGCGCTGAGCCAGGAGGCGGAAAAACTGGCCGAGCTGGTGTCGCGCTTCCGCATCGGCGAGCCGGGTGTGGACAGCCAGTCTCAGGACGCCCGGACCGTCTGGGCCGCCTAA
- the lpdA gene encoding dihydrolipoyl dehydrogenase, with translation MAEAPVPYDVVIIGGGPGGYNAAIRAGQLGLKVACVEMRATLGGTCLNVGCMPSKALLHASEMFDAANSEFAKIGIEVQPKLNLGQMHKAKDDSVTALTKGIEFLFKKNKADWIKGRGKIVAKGKVEVTAADGSVQTLEARNIVIATGSEPTPLPGVAFEAGKVIDSTGALSLPAVPKKLIVIGAGIIGLELGSVWRRLGAEVTVVEFLDRITPGMDTEVATAFQRTLTKQGMVFKLGAKVTGAKPVKDGVELTVEPSAGGAAETLKGDVVLVAIGRRPYTEGLGLETIGVTPDKRGFIDHDHFKVAGQVNEGGVWVIGDVTHGPMLAHKAEEDAVAVIDTIAGKYGHVDYALVPSVVYTFPEVAWVGQTEDQLKAAGIAYKKGKFPFTANSRAKINHETDGFVKVLADAATDKVLGVHIMGPQAGEMIHEAAITMSFGGASEDIARTCHAHPTRSEAVRQAAMDVEGWMMQA, from the coding sequence ATGGCCGAAGCCCCCGTTCCCTACGACGTCGTCATCATCGGCGGAGGGCCCGGCGGCTATAACGCCGCGATCCGCGCCGGCCAGCTGGGCCTGAAGGTCGCCTGCGTCGAGATGCGCGCCACCCTGGGGGGCACCTGCCTGAACGTCGGCTGCATGCCGTCCAAGGCCCTGCTCCACGCCTCGGAAATGTTCGACGCCGCCAACAGCGAGTTCGCCAAGATCGGCATCGAGGTCCAGCCCAAGCTGAACCTGGGCCAGATGCACAAGGCCAAAGACGACAGCGTCACCGCCCTGACCAAGGGGATCGAGTTCCTGTTCAAGAAGAACAAGGCCGACTGGATCAAGGGCCGCGGCAAGATCGTCGCCAAAGGCAAGGTCGAGGTGACCGCCGCCGACGGTTCGGTCCAGACGCTTGAGGCCAGGAACATCGTCATCGCCACCGGCTCGGAGCCCACCCCCCTGCCGGGCGTCGCCTTCGAGGCGGGCAAGGTGATCGATTCCACCGGCGCCCTGTCCCTTCCGGCCGTGCCGAAGAAGCTGATCGTCATCGGCGCCGGCATCATCGGCCTGGAGCTGGGTTCGGTCTGGCGCCGCCTGGGCGCCGAGGTGACGGTGGTCGAATTCCTGGACCGGATCACCCCCGGCATGGACACCGAAGTCGCCACCGCCTTCCAGCGCACCCTGACCAAACAGGGCATGGTCTTCAAACTGGGCGCCAAGGTCACGGGCGCCAAGCCGGTCAAGGACGGGGTCGAACTGACGGTCGAACCGTCGGCCGGCGGCGCCGCCGAAACCCTGAAGGGCGACGTCGTCCTGGTCGCCATCGGCCGCCGCCCCTACACCGAGGGCCTGGGTCTGGAGACCATCGGCGTCACGCCGGACAAGCGCGGCTTCATCGACCATGACCACTTCAAGGTCGCCGGCCAAGTCAACGAGGGCGGCGTCTGGGTGATCGGCGACGTGACCCACGGCCCGATGCTGGCGCACAAGGCGGAAGAAGACGCGGTCGCCGTGATCGACACCATCGCCGGCAAATACGGCCACGTCGACTACGCTCTGGTGCCCAGCGTCGTCTACACCTTCCCCGAAGTGGCCTGGGTCGGCCAGACCGAGGACCAGCTGAAGGCCGCCGGCATCGCGTACAAGAAGGGCAAATTCCCCTTCACCGCCAACAGCCGCGCCAAGATCAACCACGAGACCGACGGCTTCGTGAAGGTTCTGGCCGACGCCGCCACCGACAAGGTTCTGGGCGTCCACATCATGGGTCCGCAGGCCGGCGAGATGATCCACGAGGCCGCCATCACCATGAGCTTCGGCGGCGCCTCGGAAGACATCGCCCGCACCTGCCACGCCCACCCGACCCGTTCGGAAGCCGTCCGCCAGGCGGCCATGGACGTCGAAGGCTGGATGATGCAGGCCTGA
- a CDS encoding PAS domain-containing sensor histidine kinase, with amino-acid sequence MFLEGEVNWTLIFGIMAVVGYALAAVALWFAVTHGARHASASDQLDIVQKVAESSDRRLFETMNAVPVAMVETDSTGKFVFANRAAHQLLGRRDAELLGLRFHSATWGITFPDGKPIPADLLPSARALRGQTVRGFQHLMMNAATRKKMLVSVTAMPIENERGQITGSIAAIVETDVLTTPAIEPAPPPPPPAARPSLADRVFDAASGALVVVDADGRIRQANRTALIMLGRGEGVTGSDFADLFLPLDRRTEGRQALRAALNADDGEAAPIETVDADGAGIRWTLTPLADEADRPDAVLLAGAPLADIAPMETGSETAEPAPLSDAPEDDAGQDDPRDPVAEALQTAQADFARRESEILAAHNQALLDTVAEAARAEQAVRAELEAERRMANVGRLAGGVTHDFNALLGVMTSALDMMLRHADEPERIRRLGQAALAAGQRGERLTRRLSAFSQDEDRTNLQRLDVGIFLAGLETKLRLLSGPSIDLMIETPAQPAFARIDPAAFEAAVLALTRNAVEASNGVGSVAVRLAVMADDSLRLSVRDSGPGMDADTLRRAAEPFFTTRPDAAGLGLSQAFAFARQSSGALAIDSTPGEGAEVSVTLPRAEQQDADASENTGQTDEPAPEIVS; translated from the coding sequence ATGTTTCTCGAAGGCGAGGTCAACTGGACGCTGATCTTCGGCATCATGGCCGTCGTCGGCTACGCCCTCGCGGCCGTCGCCCTCTGGTTCGCCGTGACCCACGGCGCCCGCCACGCCAGCGCAAGCGACCAGCTCGACATCGTCCAGAAGGTGGCCGAATCCTCCGACAGACGCCTGTTCGAGACGATGAACGCCGTGCCCGTGGCCATGGTCGAGACCGACAGCACGGGCAAGTTCGTCTTCGCCAACCGCGCCGCCCATCAGCTGCTGGGCCGTCGCGACGCCGAACTGCTGGGCCTGCGCTTCCATTCCGCGACCTGGGGCATCACCTTCCCGGACGGCAAGCCGATCCCCGCCGACCTGCTGCCCAGCGCCCGGGCCCTGCGCGGCCAGACGGTGCGGGGCTTCCAGCATCTGATGATGAACGCCGCGACCCGCAAGAAGATGCTGGTTTCGGTCACGGCCATGCCGATCGAGAACGAACGGGGCCAGATCACCGGCTCCATCGCCGCCATCGTCGAGACCGACGTCCTGACCACCCCCGCCATCGAACCGGCGCCGCCCCCGCCGCCGCCCGCCGCCCGGCCCAGCCTGGCCGACCGGGTGTTCGACGCCGCCTCCGGCGCCTTGGTGGTGGTCGACGCCGACGGCCGCATCCGCCAGGCCAACCGCACCGCCCTGATCATGCTGGGGCGCGGCGAGGGGGTGACGGGTTCCGACTTCGCCGACCTGTTCCTGCCGCTGGACCGTCGCACCGAGGGCCGCCAGGCCTTGCGCGCCGCCCTGAACGCCGATGACGGCGAGGCTGCGCCGATCGAGACGGTGGACGCGGACGGCGCGGGGATCCGCTGGACCCTGACGCCCCTGGCCGACGAGGCGGATCGTCCGGACGCCGTCCTGCTGGCCGGCGCCCCCTTGGCCGACATCGCCCCGATGGAGACCGGCTCTGAAACCGCAGAACCGGCCCCTCTGTCCGATGCGCCGGAAGACGACGCCGGCCAGGACGATCCGCGCGATCCCGTCGCCGAGGCCCTTCAAACGGCGCAGGCGGACTTCGCCCGCCGCGAGAGCGAAATCCTGGCCGCCCATAATCAGGCCCTGCTGGACACGGTCGCCGAGGCCGCGCGCGCCGAACAGGCGGTTCGCGCCGAGCTGGAGGCCGAACGGCGCATGGCCAATGTCGGCCGTCTGGCCGGCGGCGTGACCCATGATTTCAACGCCCTTCTGGGAGTCATGACCTCGGCCCTGGACATGATGCTGCGCCATGCCGACGAGCCCGAGCGCATCCGCCGCCTGGGCCAGGCGGCCCTGGCCGCCGGTCAGCGCGGCGAACGCCTGACCCGCCGCCTCAGCGCCTTCTCGCAGGACGAGGACCGCACCAATCTTCAGCGGCTGGACGTCGGGATCTTCCTGGCGGGCCTGGAGACCAAGCTGCGTCTGCTGTCGGGGCCGTCGATCGACCTGATGATCGAAACCCCGGCCCAACCGGCCTTCGCCCGGATCGATCCGGCGGCCTTCGAGGCGGCGGTGCTGGCCCTGACGCGAAACGCGGTCGAGGCGTCGAACGGCGTCGGGTCGGTCGCGGTGCGGCTGGCGGTGATGGCCGACGACAGCCTGAGACTGAGCGTGCGCGATTCCGGCCCCGGCATGGACGCCGACACCCTGCGCCGCGCGGCCGAGCCCTTCTTCACCACCCGGCCGGACGCGGCCGGCCTGGGCCTGTCGCAGGCCTTCGCCTTTGCGCGCCAGTCCTCGGGCGCCCTGGCGATCGACAGCACACCGGGCGAAGGGGCGGAGGTCTCCGTCACCCTGCCCCGCGCGGAGCAGCAGGACGCGGACGCGAGCGAAAATACGGGCCAGACGGACGAACCGGCGCCTGAAATCGTCTCCTGA
- a CDS encoding TonB-dependent receptor, translated as MKFHLLAGASLASLAAVTAALPAHAYEASALAASVAVAGEVVHGRVTNAAGDALPGAEVIVRATGQRAVTNTQGEFDLVLPTGTAVLDVRYIGQPSATQTVSVVQGGTEVSIMLGAGEAATVSDVIVTGVITDGVARSLNQQKNADGTVNVLSADAIGRYPDPNVAESLQRVQGIAIQRDQGEGRYINVRGAPSAFTAVSVDGVQVPAVDPGTRAVDLDTLPSDIVANVEVSKTLLPSQEADSIAGAVNIKTRSPFDKRRLAVSGYAGGSYNDYGGSDTRAAATASNVFANETFGALLSVSYSETNRRPDNVENAWVKEEQNGAEIFVLEESLFKDYETKRTRQAVTGALEWRPTDDFRAYLRGSFAQFEDDEYRNTLGLIYSDGKLQPGATDTTATYTGARITRQIRHRTQKNDITTLVAGGEKTFGNGGVWDASLSWAKSEQSYPNRNELLYRSSATTLSYNTADHYMPSYSVFSDPTGFYRDPTKFTFRENTFRENTTSQEDVAFKTNFELPSQFAGRDVTWKFGAKFNSREINADEQRYRNRASSASPGTLASVLSDRESRNYDYDLGFKFDADLADAYFASARAASPIREPDSITADYTAREDILAGYAQARFDLGATNVIVGVRVENTKFDGDAAKVVDGAVSPTSVSRDDTEFFPNLTVRHSFSDNLIGRFALTRSISRPEFDQIVPRRIEETDGSNISYEIGNPDLQPTLSNNIDAGLEYYFNSLGVVSANAFYKDLTDYRYVLKYTEPFGADGEADFETPVNAPDGHLAGLELNLQQKFDFLPGLLSGFGVFANYTWTDAEIKTDRLYAGRDTFSLPGQSDSNYNAALFYEMAGFSARLSYTKRGDYLDEINADDADLDLYVEGREQLDFTTSYEFGNGVELFGEAKNLTDSAGVRYYGSRERTYEYEKFGYNIFVGVRFKL; from the coding sequence ATGAAATTCCATCTCCTCGCGGGCGCTTCGCTCGCGTCGCTCGCCGCTGTGACCGCCGCCCTGCCGGCCCACGCCTATGAAGCCTCCGCCCTGGCCGCCTCGGTCGCCGTCGCAGGCGAAGTCGTTCACGGCCGGGTCACCAACGCCGCCGGGGACGCGCTTCCGGGCGCCGAGGTGATCGTGCGAGCCACCGGACAACGCGCCGTGACCAACACCCAGGGCGAGTTCGATCTCGTCCTGCCGACCGGCACGGCCGTGCTGGACGTCCGCTATATCGGCCAGCCCTCGGCGACCCAGACCGTCAGCGTGGTCCAGGGCGGAACCGAAGTGTCGATCATGCTGGGCGCAGGCGAGGCCGCGACCGTCAGCGACGTCATCGTCACCGGCGTCATCACCGACGGTGTGGCGCGGTCGCTGAACCAGCAGAAGAACGCCGACGGCACGGTCAATGTCCTGTCCGCCGACGCCATCGGCCGCTATCCCGACCCCAACGTCGCCGAATCCCTGCAGCGCGTGCAAGGCATCGCCATCCAGCGCGACCAGGGCGAAGGCCGCTACATCAACGTCCGCGGCGCGCCCTCGGCCTTCACCGCCGTCTCGGTGGACGGGGTCCAGGTTCCCGCTGTCGATCCGGGCACCCGCGCCGTCGATCTGGACACCCTGCCCAGCGACATCGTCGCCAATGTCGAGGTCTCAAAGACGCTCCTGCCCAGCCAGGAAGCCGATTCCATCGCCGGCGCCGTCAACATCAAGACCCGTTCGCCCTTCGACAAGCGCCGCCTGGCCGTCAGCGGCTACGCCGGCGGCAGCTATAACGACTACGGCGGTTCCGACACCCGCGCCGCCGCCACGGCGTCCAACGTCTTCGCCAATGAGACCTTCGGCGCCCTGCTGTCGGTCAGCTATTCCGAAACCAACCGCCGCCCTGACAATGTCGAGAACGCCTGGGTCAAGGAAGAGCAGAACGGCGCCGAGATCTTCGTGCTCGAAGAGAGCCTGTTCAAGGACTACGAGACCAAGCGCACCCGCCAGGCCGTGACCGGCGCCCTCGAATGGCGCCCGACCGACGACTTCCGCGCCTATCTGCGCGGATCGTTCGCCCAGTTCGAAGACGACGAATACCGCAACACCCTGGGCCTCATCTATTCGGACGGTAAGCTGCAACCCGGGGCCACCGACACCACCGCGACCTACACCGGGGCGCGTATCACCCGCCAAATCCGTCACCGCACCCAAAAGAACGATATCACCACCCTGGTGGCCGGCGGCGAAAAGACATTCGGCAACGGCGGCGTCTGGGACGCCAGCCTGTCTTGGGCGAAGAGCGAACAGAGCTACCCGAACCGCAATGAACTGCTGTATCGCTCCAGCGCGACAACGCTGAGCTACAACACCGCGGATCACTATATGCCGAGCTATTCGGTGTTCAGCGATCCGACCGGCTTCTACCGTGACCCGACCAAGTTCACTTTCCGCGAAAACACCTTCCGCGAAAACACCACCTCGCAGGAAGACGTCGCCTTCAAGACCAACTTCGAGCTGCCCAGCCAGTTCGCCGGTCGCGACGTGACGTGGAAGTTCGGCGCCAAGTTCAACAGCCGCGAGATCAATGCGGACGAGCAGCGCTACCGTAACCGCGCCTCTTCGGCGAGCCCGGGCACGCTGGCGTCGGTGCTGAGCGACCGTGAGTCGCGCAACTACGACTATGACCTCGGCTTCAAGTTCGACGCTGACCTGGCCGACGCCTATTTCGCCAGCGCGCGCGCCGCGTCCCCGATCCGCGAGCCTGACTCCATCACTGCGGACTACACGGCTCGGGAAGACATCCTCGCCGGCTACGCCCAGGCGCGGTTCGACCTTGGCGCCACCAATGTCATCGTCGGCGTCCGGGTCGAGAACACCAAGTTCGACGGCGACGCCGCCAAGGTGGTCGATGGCGCCGTCAGCCCGACCTCCGTCAGCCGCGACGACACGGAGTTCTTCCCGAACCTGACCGTGCGCCATAGCTTCTCCGACAATCTGATCGGTCGCTTCGCCCTGACGCGGTCCATCTCACGGCCGGAGTTCGATCAGATCGTTCCCCGCCGCATCGAGGAAACCGACGGGTCGAACATTTCCTACGAAATCGGCAACCCCGATCTCCAGCCGACCCTGTCGAACAACATCGACGCCGGTCTCGAATACTATTTCAACAGCCTGGGGGTCGTCTCGGCCAACGCCTTCTACAAGGACCTGACGGACTACCGCTATGTTCTGAAGTACACCGAGCCCTTCGGCGCCGACGGCGAGGCGGACTTCGAGACTCCGGTCAATGCGCCGGACGGTCACCTGGCCGGTCTTGAGCTGAACCTGCAGCAGAAGTTCGACTTCCTGCCTGGTCTTCTGTCCGGCTTCGGCGTCTTCGCCAACTACACCTGGACGGACGCCGAGATCAAAACCGATCGACTGTATGCGGGGCGCGACACCTTCTCCCTGCCCGGCCAGTCGGACAGCAACTACAATGCGGCCCTCTTCTACGAAATGGCCGGGTTCAGCGCCCGGCTGTCCTACACCAAGCGCGGCGATTATCTGGACGAGATCAACGCCGACGACGCCGATCTGGACCTCTATGTCGAGGGCCGCGAACAGCTGGACTTCACCACCAGCTATGAGTTCGGCAACGGGGTCGAACTGTTCGGCGAGGCCAAGAACCTGACCGACTCGGCCGGTGTTCGCTACTATGGCTCGCGCGAGCGCACCTACGAGTACGAGAAGTTCGGCTACAATATCTTCGTCGGCGTCCGCTTCAAGCTCTAG
- a CDS encoding phytase yields MTFKPAKILAGVSLAALMLTACATREVDFQGEGEGFVGPGAPVQAVLETPSVGTAGQDAADDPAVWASAEPVMVMGQATQGFVAGTDKKSGLYIYGFDGRILQFLPEGLLNNVDLIEGLNIDGRPQLVLGASDRTPGKTGISLYLFDPAGTGQNAVRPWGAVATDVIEPYGFCFARRGAEVHAVLVGHEGELRQFVLSVDAAGQPVSREVRRAEIGTISEGCAADEATNALYINEENVGLWRYGLDPASGAARTLVQPIAKDVLVADAEGLTTLTDGDKRYLIASSQGDSTFPVWRIDGATPQYKGRFKIVDGVVDGVTGTDGLAAASGAVGPFPEGLVVIQDDVNDVGTQNFKYVDWRDIRRALGL; encoded by the coding sequence ATGACGTTCAAGCCAGCCAAGATTCTAGCGGGCGTCTCGCTCGCGGCCCTGATGCTGACCGCCTGCGCGACCCGCGAGGTCGATTTCCAGGGCGAGGGCGAAGGCTTCGTCGGGCCGGGCGCGCCGGTCCAGGCCGTGCTGGAAACCCCCTCGGTCGGCACGGCCGGCCAGGACGCGGCGGACGATCCGGCCGTCTGGGCCTCGGCTGAGCCGGTCATGGTGATGGGCCAGGCCACGCAGGGCTTCGTGGCCGGGACGGACAAGAAGTCGGGCCTCTACATCTACGGTTTCGACGGCCGGATCCTTCAGTTCCTGCCGGAAGGCCTGCTGAACAATGTCGACCTGATCGAGGGATTGAACATCGACGGCCGGCCGCAGCTGGTGCTGGGCGCCAGCGACCGCACGCCGGGCAAGACGGGAATCTCGCTGTATCTGTTCGATCCGGCCGGGACCGGCCAGAACGCCGTCCGCCCCTGGGGCGCGGTCGCCACCGACGTGATCGAACCCTACGGCTTCTGTTTCGCGCGCCGGGGAGCCGAGGTTCACGCCGTCCTGGTGGGGCATGAGGGCGAACTGCGACAGTTCGTGCTGAGCGTCGATGCGGCCGGTCAGCCGGTCTCGCGCGAGGTGCGTCGCGCCGAGATCGGAACCATTTCCGAAGGCTGCGCCGCCGACGAGGCCACGAACGCCCTCTATATCAACGAGGAGAATGTCGGCCTGTGGCGCTATGGCCTCGACCCGGCGTCGGGCGCGGCGCGGACCCTGGTCCAGCCCATCGCCAAGGACGTCCTGGTCGCCGACGCCGAGGGGCTGACCACGCTGACGGATGGCGACAAACGCTATCTGATCGCGTCCAGCCAGGGCGATTCGACCTTCCCGGTCTGGCGCATCGACGGCGCCACGCCGCAGTACAAGGGCCGGTTCAAGATCGTGGACGGCGTGGTGGACGGCGTCACCGGCACGGACGGCCTGGCCGCCGCCAGCGGCGCGGTCGGCCCCTTCCCCGAAGGTCTGGTGGTGATCCAGGACGACGTGAACGACGTGGGCACCCAGAACTTCAAATATGTGGACTGGCGCGACATCCGCCGCGCCCTGGGCCTGTAA
- a CDS encoding HPr family phosphocarrier protein, translating to MSVKTTLDICNTRGLHARASAKFVKLASSFDSEIHVTRDGVSVDARSIMGLLMLGAGIGCSIEVSAEGADAEEAIEALTDLVARKFDEDQ from the coding sequence ATGAGCGTGAAGACGACTCTCGACATCTGCAATACGCGGGGCCTGCACGCCCGCGCCTCGGCCAAGTTCGTCAAACTGGCCTCCAGTTTCGACAGCGAGATCCATGTCACCCGCGACGGCGTCTCGGTGGACGCCCGTTCGATCATGGGCCTGCTGATGCTGGGCGCCGGCATCGGCTGCAGCATCGAAGTCTCGGCCGAGGGCGCAGACGCCGAAGAGGCGATCGAGGCCCTGACGGACCTCGTCGCGCGCAAGTTCGACGAGGATCAGTAG
- a CDS encoding PTS sugar transporter subunit IIA: protein MIGLVIVTHGGLASEFLSAMEHVVGPQRGVAAICIGPDDDMERRRRDIVDAAAAVNDGDGVILLTDMFGGTPSNLAISVMEQTHAEVIAGLNLPMLIKLASVRGRETLEACVAHAQDAGRKYISVASWVLAGEK, encoded by the coding sequence ATGATTGGCCTGGTTATCGTCACCCATGGGGGACTGGCCTCGGAGTTTCTTTCGGCGATGGAGCATGTGGTCGGGCCGCAGCGCGGCGTCGCGGCCATATGCATCGGGCCGGATGACGACATGGAGCGGCGCCGTCGCGACATCGTCGACGCCGCCGCCGCCGTGAACGACGGCGATGGGGTGATCCTGTTGACCGACATGTTCGGCGGCACCCCGTCCAACCTGGCGATATCGGTGATGGAACAGACCCACGCCGAGGTCATCGCCGGCCTGAACCTGCCCATGCTGATCAAGCTGGCCAGCGTGCGCGGGCGCGAGACCCTGGAGGCCTGCGTGGCCCACGCCCAGGACGCCGGGCGCAAATACATCTCGGTGGCGTCCTGGGTGCTCGCGGGCGAAAAATGA
- a CDS encoding HPr kinase/phosphorylase — MTDPSPVHATTVAVRRDGAWTAVMILGPSGAGKSDLALRLIGRGWRLVSDDYTRVWASGGALHATAPAAIAGRIEARGVGIVSVRTRLVARVVLAVACVPEAVERLPEPQTRRFCGIDLPLLALDPRPASAVEMVAVALQTL; from the coding sequence ATGACCGACCCGTCGCCCGTTCACGCCACCACGGTCGCCGTCCGCCGGGACGGGGCCTGGACGGCGGTGATGATCCTGGGTCCGTCGGGCGCCGGCAAGAGCGATCTGGCCCTGCGGCTGATCGGGCGGGGCTGGCGACTGGTCAGCGACGACTATACCCGGGTCTGGGCGTCCGGCGGCGCGCTTCATGCGACCGCCCCGGCCGCCATCGCCGGTCGGATCGAGGCGCGCGGGGTCGGAATCGTGTCCGTCAGGACACGGCTGGTCGCCAGAGTCGTCCTGGCCGTCGCCTGTGTTCCCGAAGCGGTCGAACGGCTTCCGGAGCCGCAGACGCGGCGCTTCTGCGGGATCGACCTGCCCCTGCTGGCGCTGGACCCCCGCCCCGCCTCGGCCGTCGAGATGGTCGCAGTCGCGCTTCAGACGCTTTGA